A window of Borrelia sp. A-FGy1 contains these coding sequences:
- a CDS encoding PG0541 family transporter-associated protein: MYRLEIISNLSLEHDLHECMQEIEKYTGELIYYSKIYNVHGKGRKGEKRSNEVWPEENFILIIYTDNLVVMERLKVVVEMLDKEYPTEGIRVFVLGV; this comes from the coding sequence ATGTATAGGCTAGAAATAATTTCTAACTTGTCTTTAGAACATGATCTGCATGAATGTATGCAGGAGATAGAAAAATATACAGGTGAACTTATATATTATTCTAAGATATATAATGTTCATGGTAAAGGACGAAAAGGTGAAAAACGATCTAATGAAGTTTGGCCTGAGGAGAATTTTATTCTTATAATTTATACTGATAACTTAGTTGTTATGGAAAGATTAAAAGTTGTAGTAGAGATGTTAGACAAAGAGTATCCTACAGAAGGAATTAGGGTTTTTGTTTTGGGTGTTTGA